The Panicum hallii strain FIL2 chromosome 5, PHallii_v3.1, whole genome shotgun sequence genome contains the following window.
GGGGGGCCATATGGGCTACGCGCCTACGCTTCTGGCGCGGGCCCTAACTTCTCCTGCGTACACTGGGCTTGGCTTGGTCACGGCCCCGTCCTTTTATTGGCCGGCCCACTTGCTTGGTCACCCAAGTCAACAAAATCATTGGGCTTCTTCCCCTACCTTTTCCACGTGTTGTTTTCCCCTTGTACGAAGTTGCTATGCGAGAGACTCATGTACAATCACATTAAGTATGGTAAGAGGTAGTACTCTCAAAGAACAGTAAAAGGTGTGCCATTGGCGGCGTCATGTACCGAATGTCAAAAAGAAAAGTGAGTGAGTATAGCTGGAACGTCCAGAAGGCGGCAGCATGCAGTTTTCCCCGTCACACAACGTCAAAAAAGACCCGAAAAGATCATGGATCAGAGATCACACGGTCCCCCTCTTTGAACTTGAGCAACAAAGCCAAAGGCTACAAGGTGCCAAACAGGCGTGGCTAGATGCAAATCTGAGTTAGTGTCACCTGCAAATGTCTCCATCAGCTTCAGTATCAGTGTACAGTACGACACAGTGTCGCCTTAAACCAATGACTAATGTAGAAAAAATATGTGAATTTCTGAAGCAGGTGTGTTGTGGGGGGTGCAAGTCAAATCAGAGGACAGGACTGCAAGTTTGCAGCACACATGAAGTGCAAGAACAGGTGTAGGTAGGGATGCATGTTATATTTATTTTCGGTTATTGGGTCGAGCTAAaaatttaataaaataaattaggATAGCATTATGCGTAATTAATTTAGGAGGAGAAATGAACTTAGAATGATATGCTACCGTAATTATTTAATTAATCTATAAAATATCATTGGATAACCACTTGCATCCCTAGGTGCAGGTCGAGATTTGGGGATAGATGCAACCACGTCTTCGTTCTGAACGCTTCAAATCTTCTTTCTGAACTCTATTATCAAATAAGAAAGACACTTTCCACCCCAAACACATCTAATAAAATAGAACCAGAAGTAGCATAACCTTCAAATTCGATCGTCCATTTGAAAAGAAATGGACGGCCAAATacttgattttttttaaaaaaaaagaattccAAGCTGTGACTGTGACTAGATTTTCTATTAGAACATATTTATAAATATGACAAATTTATGAGACTATGAAAATACCTTTCTAGACCAATGCACACACGCGATTTTTGTGTTTGTGAACCAGAGATTTTAAAAGTTATTAGGGCAGTCAAAGTctgaaaagtttaaaagtaaaaaCGGTAAAGTATTTGTGACCGCAGCGCGTGCTAAAGTAATCAAATTTCTCCATATGCCACTTATTGCACGCACAGCTCCAAGCAAATTATATGGTTGGCAGACTTGGCACAGCAAAGGACACATGAATTCCAGATGCCAGAATGCAGGTCGAGACGCGAGGACAAACAAATCTTGCAAGACGTTTGTCATTTCCGGCTCCGGAACAGTCGTTCTCCGCGGTTTCTTGGGCCGCTTGTCGACCTGCTGCGCTCGCAGGTTCACATGCAGGGCACTGGCACTGACGTACCAAGGGAAGGAAGGAGTCCGAGAGAACCGCGTCTCTATTAAATCTTGCACAGTTTTGGTGTCGTCCCTATCCTTGTTCACTGGTCAAACGGCAAGCCATTTGCAATTGTGCTGTGTCAGATCCTCAAACAGTCTGAATAAAATGCCCTGCAAGTAGCCACAAAGCCGTACTTGTTCTGAACTTCTGGTGTCACATGTTGTTAGGTTGTTAggtgggtggggggggggggggcgactAGGCAGTGCAAGACGACAAAGATTTGTGTTTATCAGGGGATAGGTTCGAGCAAACAGTGCTTCCACTGTCTGATCGAGATAGCAAAATAGATGCATTCTGATGAGAGCATTGGTTTCTAAAGCTTGAAACTGAATCATTTGCAGAGAACAAGCCAGACCTGCTGTCAGCCAGTCTGAAAGGATCCAAAGGCCTCTCCTGGGATGTTGCTTGTTAAGGGAGTGTGGAAACGAAGTGTGCCTGCAGGTAAATGCCAAGACTGAAACTGTTGGAGCTTACAGTTCATGGGAATTCATTTAATCGTGTCCCTGTCCATCTCTCTCATCATGGGACAACGCATGGAGCATCAGTCAATAAATTGCGAAGACTTTCTTTCATGGCCATCCAATTCCAGAAGAGGAATCTTGTGGTCTGTCCTCCATACTTTCAGAAGTCCTTGGCTGGTTTGATGTCCAAGGTTCATAAAATTACATGACGATTGACGAACGATCCTAGAACCAATCTAAAAAGTTAGTaccaataaataaataaataactgTGAACCGTGTAACAACGTCTCCAGCAGATTACTCATCTCTCATATCCTAAATATTTTCTCTCTCCTAATAGCACTTTTATAGTTTTGGTAGCCAGTGCTATAGCAGATTACTCGATGAATAGAATCGAGGGAGGAATCCCCTACATTTAAGCAAGAGGTAGGTGTATTTTGGCGACCACCAAAATTTTTTGGTATTGGCGATAAAATTGGTAATTTGCTGGAGCATCTTCCATTACCAAAAGGATAATTTTTTGGTATTGGAGAGAGATGAGTAGTttgctggagatgctctaaaCTTATCATCTGTTTTCTGACTTTCTCCAAGCACACAATCACATTTCAGTTCACCTAATAGCAGTAAAAGGAGCCTTTACTTGAGTTACCATTTACCAAAGACACGATTAGTCTGAAGCCATATGAATCCTGGTCATCAGAACAGGAACTTGTTAGGCAGCTCTTGAAATTCCTCCATTTGGCAGGCTTTTTCTTCATATCCTACGCATGGCACACTCACGCAAGCCACCTCAGCCATTCTGCTAGTGGGAACACATGTGGAGAGAGAAACATgaagatatatatagagagtGGTGGGCCAGTAAAAAGAGAGGGCACTGCAGCACACGCCTATCATCATACGTATTATAAGATGATCACATCTCACACACAAGCATATCACCCATCCTAGAGAATAGAGATGAGATGACAAGGCGACGTTGCATCATTTATTGTAAGCATCCAGCATGCATCACCCACTCAACAGcatgatctctctctctctctctctctctctctctgcttgCTTCGTCTCTCACCTCCTCTTATTCTCATGCTTGCTGCAAACTTTATTCGCTGTTGATGCTATTCAAGTTTGGGTAGCTGCCTTTTTGTTTGATTCATTCAGAACATTCGCCTTTCTTGTTGCAATGACAAGAACCTGCAGGTGAGGTGATGCTTGGCTGAATGACTCCATGCCAACCTCTGCAAGAAGGCAAGGAACTGCAGGGGCTGCAGCCGTACGATGCCTGCGATCCTTCGGTGTTCATAGGGCCAGTTCTGCTGCCCCGGCAGGCCAGCTCGGGCCCTCCGGCGCCGCCGGAgatgtcgtcgtcgtcggggTCTGGTAGGAGCGCGACCGAGGCGAGGGCTCTGAAGATCCacagcgaggccgagcggcgccgTCGGGAGAGGATCAATGCTCATCTGACTACGCTTAGGAGGATGGTCCCTGATACTAGGCAGGTTCGTGCGATCCTACCATCTCAGTGGTTCAATTATGGAAGCACGTGGCAAGATTTCTCAACCATTTCGGAGTTTCTTCATATTTTACCAGAGTTGACCCATTTCAGAGTTTCTTCATACTCTACCAGAGttgattcaccattttttctttTTGCAGTTCAGATTTGTCTGGTAACTATACTGGTTTAAATGAGTAGAGTAGTTATAGTAAAAATCGGAAAAATACGAAGTAAAATTGGAAAGAAGTTAATCTCCGTCACTTCCCATAATCTCAGTGTTAGGTGTCAATAATAAGTTATTGCTTAATCGTATCAAACCTCTCTCCTCGGGCATAGTTTATGGAGAAGTTTGAGGTTTGCAAGAAAGCCATATGAATGGAACCTTTGCACTCGCATTTGTTCACATTTCATCATGCTTTCACTTTGGAATTATCTAATAAGACAAAGTACAATGGTATGGCTTCTAAGCAAAGGCCTGTTTCATTTTCCCTGCACTGCAGATGGACAAGGCCACCTTGCTTGCCAGAGTGGTAGACCAAGTGAAGCTGCTCAAGAGGAAAGCAAGTGAGGCCACTCAAAGCATGGCCCTCCCACCGGAGACCAACGAAGTGTCCATCGAGCTCCACTCCGGCGACAACGGCGGCGTCGTCGCCGCACCGACAAGATGATCTACATAAAGGCCTCCATCAGCTGCGACGACAGGCCGGATCTCATCGCCGGGCTCACCCAGGCGTTCCATGGCCTGAGGCTGAGGACGGTGAGGGCGGACCTGACCTCGTTAGGAGGAAGGGTGCAGCATGTGTTCGTGCTGTGCAGGGAGGAAGGCTGGGGCAGTGCAGGCGCAACCCTCAGGTCTCTGAAGGAGGCTGTCAGGCTGGCGCTAGCCAGGGTCGCTTCTCCAGAAATGGCATACGGGAGTAGTCCCTTTCAGAGCAAGAGGCAGAGGATTATAGAGCCACGTTACTCGATTATGTCCCTATAGAAGatttttatttaatttctgGGGATTTAGGGACTGCAAAAATCTGTAAGAAGCGGTAGAAAATTCTTCAGATTAAGAGTGCTAATTGTGTTTGTTGCGTATCATAAATGTTCTTTGTTAACTGTGTGCGATTTGAACCCTGAAGTCCTGAACTGTGGCTAGTGCAGTGCTGTAATAATTTTGCAAGACCACATGGTCAGGGCCCAGCAGGGTTTGATGGGGTGTGCTGCAGATTTGTAGTGTGAGGACTGTATGGATGCAGATATGCTGCTCTGCGAAGGCAGCTGATTGGCTTGGCATTTCAGGGCTTAGGTGAAAAGACGGTGACACCTTTTGAGTTTTGATTGGCTCCCTATCAAGAATGTACCCTGCCTTGTCTGTTGCCTGAACATTTAGCTTCTCCAGAGCTTTGAGACTTTTCCTACGCTAAATTATGTAGCAGAAATGTGTTATTCAGAAAAATTATATAAGCACGTTGAAAAATTACAAGGTTTATTCGCTTGCAAAAGGGGGAGAAGAGAACAAAATCGCTACAACTTCTGTCACATGGAACTAGAGGTAATCTATTGCACTTGCACATGACCATATTCTTCGATTCAAATGGGTGTGTCTTGCATAAATTTGCTCACAACTCTTTGATTCAtttctctcttcttcttttttcgtGATGCCTGGTGTACAATAATATGTGAAACTATGGGCAGTTACCCATAGGTTAAGAAAATTTTGCTTTCCTTCACAAAAAGCAGAATTGGCTTTCTCAACGACGATGTGACTTTAGCTTTTCATGaaaataatatttatattaCCAATTGGTAAGGATCGCTGCTCTTTCAGCTCTTGCAATTTGCTGCCCTCAGTTTCAAAGTTGATCTGCCGAACCTTTATACGTGTAGCTCTTTTGGCGTTTATAACGAGCTGGTGAACAGAAAGTGCTGGTGTACAAAGTACACGTGTTGAACTGACTCGAGGAACTTGGAAAAGCCACAATTTGGAATGAAAAGTATTCCTCTTCAGAAAAACAAAGTTCTTCATTTATTGAAAAcatatttctcttttttttggAAAAGGTAAGCTTTATTAATTTCAAATAACGTTATGTTGAGGCGATACGACAACACTTGAAAGTCTCCCGACCTCTCTGCCTGAAAGAGACACGGGCTTAAAAGATACATGGccttaaaaaaaataaaagagaAGTTGTTACCATTGCAAAAAGGTTTAGATTTCGGTAAGAGATAAAGCTGTTATGATCAGACTTGAGAGACTACGCTGAATGCAGGGCTGGAGCTAGATACGAGAATTGAGGAGAGCATATTTTGGACTAACAAAAGAGAATTTACAGATTTTCAAGTTCAAGAGAGGCCGACGCGGACTCCTAGTTAGCTAAGAACAACAAAAATTGATTTCAGATTTATTGGCAGCATCTGTGAAGTAACCACGAGACTTGCAACACCAGTGAATTACAGTTTTATTCAGAGATCAACAGCATCTTCTCCCCGAGCCTTCTTCATATGGACCTCAAACATATAATGAGGACCCGGTTTCCAGCGCAATTTGGGAGACCTGATGTCCTCACTGAGGATTTGGTGGACGGCTATTTGCCGCAGAAACCCTAGATCCCCACTCGAGAAGCTCTTTGCTGGTGTCATCCTTGTGCACAATGACCTCTATGAAGCACAAGCAGTCCTTCTTAGGGCCCAGAGCTGCCTTCAATGCCTCCTTCAGGTCCTCCTCAGTTCGAACCTGCGAGCACAGAACACGTAATGACAATTGCAATGTGGCAATTGTGACTAGAGACTTAGTGAGTAACACAGCATACAATTGCCAACCTTTACTGTGTAGCACTTGCCCTCGCCATTGTGGAATGCTTCCATCAAACCAGTGTAGTTCCAATTCTTGATAACATTATAAGGACCGTCATGGATCTCCACCTCAATTGTGTATCCTCCATTGTTTATCAGAAAGATGATGCTGTTCTGCCCCCATCGGAGCATCGTTGACACTTCTTGTGCCGTCACCTGAATTCCAGTTGAAGTAAACTCTCACTGCATATTCTAATAGAAATTGATATAGAAAACATAAAACAGTGATCATTTTGTACCTGAAAGCTGCCATCTCCAATGCATGCAATGACACGCTTATCCTTAGCAGCCTGTGCGTATCCTAGAGTTGCACCCACTGACCAGCCAATTGATCCATACTGCATCTGAAATTCGTACCTGGTAAAAGCAAATAAAGTTCAGTTACGAACAAACTGACAGAAAGCATCTCAAAATACTAATGCAAAGTTTGATATTGCTACTATCTAATACTAGGAAACATGTCTTTCATGGTGAAGAAGCTGACAGCACTGAATTTGTAGTAGTCTAAAAGAATCAAAACATCCCTGTGTTTTTTATCTGATTAATCCTAAATCAGCATACCAAGATAGACGATGGTTTTACCACTTACCACCCACCAACCAATGAGCTAGAAGAAACTGACAGATGAATTTCGCATCACTAAAAAATATCACAGCCAAATTGTGATCTGAACAGGAGCTTACCCACAGCCTTCTGGTAGCTTCAGCTTCTGGCAGTTAAACCACGAGTCCCCAGTCTCTGCAATGATTGCCGAGTTGCTAGACAGCATTGCCTGAATATGCTTGAATAGTATGTTCACTCTCAATGGCTCTCCAGGTTCAGATGGATGTGGCTCGCCTGGAGGCACATAAATTCGACAATAGTTCTCATATGCAGCAGTATTCTTCTTCAGACGGGTTGCAAGTGCATGCAGGAAATCCTTCATCAGAACACACCCAAATGCAGGGCCATGTCCGATGACCACCCGTTCTGGTTGGACAATGATGGCCTTTTCCTTCTTCAGGAGCAGCGAGTATCCAACCGAGCTGTAGTCGTTGAATATGGGACCAGCAAATAGATAGGCATCGGCAGACTCAACGATCTCAGCACAGAATGGAGTGCTCACAGCGCCCCAGTATGTGCCGATAAACCTCGAGTGGTGCTCCGGCACAAGCCCCTTTGCAGAAGGCATCATCGCAACGGGATAGCCGCAGGCATCTGCCAGCTCTACAAAGGCTTTGCATGCTTTGGACACCCTCATCTTTGGTCCACCAACAAGCACTGGCTTGACAGCTTTGTTCAAGAATGCCGCAGCGGCTTCCACTGCTGCCTCCAGGTTCATCTGGTTCGATAGCCTGCAAAAAACAATTTATAACTAACTGATTGTCACATTGACTAGTGCACGTATAAGAGCTTGCCAAGTTTCCAAATTATACCTTGGGGAGAGGAAGAAAGGGACAGGATGACGGCTGAAGGTGGGATGTGGGATCGAAGGGAGGTTGCAGCTGATGCTGATGTAAACAGGCTTGCTCTCCTTTATTGCTGTAGAGATGGCAGTGTCAATCTGTTCATGTGCATCTTCCAAGTTGTTCACCACAGCCTGTGATACATGAGCAAAAAAACGTAATAACATAGCAAATCTGAGGATATGACTGATTGTTAAAAGGAATAAATGGCACATACTACCATAAATTATTAGTGAACATGAAATTTTCAAGTTTAGGGGCTATTTGGATCCACGGACCAATTTTTAGTCCAgatcacatcggatgtttggatacCAATTATAGGAattaaatatgagctaactatAGAATTAATTGCACAAATGGAGACTTCAtgagataaatctattaagcctaattaattcatcattagcACTGTAACACAACATggtcaaatcatggactaattaagtttaatggattcgtctcgcgaattagccttcATTTATACAATAGGTTttgtaattagtctatatttaatacctCTAATTGGTATCAAATATCTGGATGCGACGAAACTAAAATTTAGTCCGAAGGAACCAAACACCCGCTTGAGCTTCGTAACCCAACCCCTGGTCAACCCCCTCAAATGAAGCATTAACATTCTGCAACTATCCAATTCCTTGAAGTCACCACAGCATCACAATATGCAGGAAACTGATCGGTGCGTCATGATTTCCAACATAACTATGGTTATTCTGACGGCCAAGAAAAGTATTTCATTCACCTAAAATAACCATAGGACCACACATGCAGATGCAACAGGTTGTGGGGATCCAACAGTGGACACGTAATGCAGTTCTACAAAGCAGTGCTAGTCAGCAGAAGTCTAGAACCGGACCCTCCTACTCGCCACCgaaattaaaaaaattataaaagagagaagaagatgaggaggaaTTCCAGTAGTACCTGGTAGCACGTGACGGTCTGGAAGCACCTGAGCTCCTGCGTGAAATCCGGCAGACCGATGGTGTGGTGCAGGATCCTGTTGCTCCCGTAGTCGTTGCTGTTGGGCCCCCCGACGATGCACACGACGGGGAGGTTCTCGCTGAATGCCCCCGCGACGGCGTTGATGGCGCTGAGCCCGCCGACGGTGAACGTGACGGCGCAGGcgccgaccccgccgccgcgcgcccgggCGTACCCGTCGGCGGCGTACGCCGCGTTGAGCTCGTTGCAGCAGCCCACGAGGCGCACCCCCGTGGAGCCCGACTCGGCCTCCAGCTCGTCGAGGAGCGTCAGGTTGAAGTCCCCCGGCACGGCGAACACGTCGCGGGCGCCCACCTCGGCGAGCCGCCGCGCGAGGTGGCGGCCCAGCGTCGCCTCCCGCGGGGCCGAggccggcggggcgggcggggcggcgtccGTAGCCGCGGGGACCGAGCCGATGGTCGTGTCCATGGCGGGCCGCGTGGTGGCGAGGGGACGGGCGGGGAGCGGAAGGTTCCGGGCGGCGGGAGGAAAAGAAGTTGGTTGCCTCGCCGTCGAGCGGGGTCGTCCACTGTCCAGCGGTTTGGAGGCGAGTGGGGAACGGTTGGGCTGGGCATATATGGTGGTGGAGCGTGGGCCCGGGCGTGTCAGCGAGGCTACTAGAAACAGGTGGCGCCCCGCTCGCGTGACAAGTGGGGTCCCGTGGCCGTGgactttttcttttttttggcgAGGGTCGGAGTCGGAGGGGTCGTCGCGGCTGGCGAAGTGGCGAGTTTCTTTCTTGTGCGGCAAACCAcggcaggagcagagcaagACGCATTTGAACTGTGAGCAGAGAGGCCACAGCATGTGGGATACGTGTCGAATGCGGTTGTGTTACAGGGTGATTAACAAATGCGGTGCCCGGTTCGAGGATAATCGAGAGGCGGATTGGACGTGTCGAGTGCGAGTGGTTTTGGCGCCCGTTGTTTCTGGAACGGGGAATCTTTCTAGAGCACAGCAGCTTGC
Protein-coding sequences here:
- the LOC112893565 gene encoding pyruvate decarboxylase 1-like; the protein is MDTTIGSVPAATDAAPPAPPASAPREATLGRHLARRLAEVGARDVFAVPGDFNLTLLDELEAESGSTGVRLVGCCNELNAAYAADGYARARGGGVGACAVTFTVGGLSAINAVAGAFSENLPVVCIVGGPNSNDYGSNRILHHTIGLPDFTQELRCFQTVTCYQAVVNNLEDAHEQIDTAISTAIKESKPVYISISCNLPSIPHPTFSRHPVPFFLSPRLSNQMNLEAAVEAAAAFLNKAVKPVLVGGPKMRVSKACKAFVELADACGYPVAMMPSAKGLVPEHHSRFIGTYWGAVSTPFCAEIVESADAYLFAGPIFNDYSSVGYSLLLKKEKAIIVQPERVVIGHGPAFGCVLMKDFLHALATRLKKNTAAYENYCRIYVPPGEPHPSEPGEPLRVNILFKHIQAMLSSNSAIIAETGDSWFNCQKLKLPEGCGYEFQMQYGSIGWSVGATLGYAQAAKDKRVIACIGDGSFQVTAQEVSTMLRWGQNSIIFLINNGGYTIEVEIHDGPYNVIKNWNYTGLMEAFHNGEGKCYTVKVRTEEDLKEALKAALGPKKDCLCFIEVIVHKDDTSKELLEWGSRVSAANSRPPNPQ